One Candidatus Schekmanbacteria bacterium DNA segment encodes these proteins:
- a CDS encoding CDP-alcohol phosphatidyltransferase family protein, with product MYFTAKYIRENCQKKKEDEQFYAWLIMRRISPYVSSLLLRTSISANTVTLVGMILGVIGGILYVYPSMITAIAGSLSIQIWYLSDCVDGEIARCRNEFSDEGIFLDAISHHIVSFCAMGGFSAGLYLEHKKLPLLVAGVLFATFYHFNKMIFTSAQQTIYGKFKGKRVNFHFPKNENSFFEQNKKQKESSLLNYFLWAFRLWPSTGATINEIGILVGMMIAVFADYFGIKKIFGVSFYPDMRSILVFFYAFMLTLSFFGRFIIVLKNSFVSNWIGREDRKDCRVKKENNL from the coding sequence ATGTATTTTACAGCAAAATACATAAGAGAAAATTGCCAAAAAAAGAAAGAGGATGAACAGTTTTATGCATGGCTGATAATGAGGAGAATATCACCCTATGTTTCCTCTCTGCTTTTGAGGACATCTATTAGCGCGAATACCGTGACTCTTGTAGGTATGATTCTTGGTGTCATTGGAGGGATTTTATATGTTTATCCATCTATGATTACAGCAATTGCAGGCAGTTTGTCGATTCAAATTTGGTATCTTTCAGACTGTGTTGACGGAGAAATTGCAAGATGCAGAAATGAATTTTCCGATGAGGGAATTTTTTTAGATGCTATCAGCCATCACATTGTAAGTTTTTGCGCTATGGGTGGATTTTCGGCAGGTCTTTATCTTGAACACAAAAAACTTCCTCTTCTTGTGGCAGGAGTACTTTTTGCAACCTTTTACCATTTTAATAAGATGATTTTTACATCAGCCCAACAAACGATTTATGGAAAGTTTAAGGGAAAGAGAGTGAATTTTCACTTTCCAAAAAATGAAAATTCCTTCTTTGAACAAAATAAGAAGCAGAAGGAGTCGAGTTTGTTGAATTATTTTCTTTGGGCTTTTAGATTATGGCCTTCAACAGGTGCTACGATCAATGAGATAGGTATATTGGTTGGAATGATGATTGCAGTATTTGCTGATTATTTTGGAATAAAGAAAATCTTTGGAGTTTCCTTTTATCCTGATATGAGAAGCATATTGGTTTTTTTCTATGCCTTTATGCTGACTCTCTCCTTTTTTGGACGATTTATTATAGTGTTGAAGAATTCATTTGTTTCGAATTGGATTGGCAGGGAAGATAGAAAGGACTGCAGGGTAAAGAAAGAAAATAACTTATAG